The genomic DNA TGCCGTACTCCTTGGCGGTCAGGTTGGCCGGACGACCCGCCACCGAGACGATTCGGGTGGTCCAGTCCACGCGCAATTCCCCGTGGACAAAGGCGCTGGTCGGCATCACGCGAACTCGGCGAAGCAGGGCGCGCAGCCGGGCGTGGACCTCGCCCACGTGAAAGGGCTTCACGAGGTAATCGTCCGCTCCGGCATCCAGGCCGGCGATCCGGTCCTCGACGGCGTCCCGGGCGGTGAGCAGCAGCGCTGGCGTGTGCATTCCATGCTCTCGCAACCAGCGCACAAACTCGTACCCCGCCGAAGGCCCGTCCGGCAGACGCACGTCGACCACGAAGGCATCGTAGGGGTACATCTCTGCCATATTGCGCGCCTCGCTGGCACGCCCCACCTCGTCCACCGCAAACTGCGCCTCCCGCAGGCTGGCGGCGAGCGTCTGGCGAATGTCGGTCTCGTCCTCCAACAGCAGAATTCTCACAACTTATGCTTGGTTGACCTCATGAAATCCGTTTAAGCCTCCATGAAATGACGGGGGCAGCCACCTCTTTCCCAAGGATTGCTTACGGAGCCGGTTGGCCCTCGGAATGCACCCCAGCTCCCCAACGAGCTTCCCGAGAAGCGGGTTCAGTTTTGTGGTGCGCGGAAGGCAAGCCGCGAGGAAGTGGAAGCCGACCAGGGTGCCGGACAGCCGTTCGAGGTCTCGTCCCAAGCGCCGGAACCGCGACAGCCAGGCGAAGGACCGCTCGACCACCCAGCGTCTGGGCAGCAGGATAAAGCCCTTGGTCGCTCGGAGGCGAGGTCAGGACGGCCAGCAGATGACCGAGCGTATCCACGGCGATATGGACCTTGGTGCCTTTCCGCTTCTGGGCATCATCAAACCCGGCCCGTGACCCGCTCTCCGGCGTCCTTTGCAGCGTCCGACTATCGATGATCACCGCCGTGGGGTCACCCTTCCGGTTGTGCTGGACGCGGGACAAGAGGCGCAGGTCGTGAGCGGCATTCTCGAAGCATCCTGCCTCGAACCGGCGTTGTGCTTGCGAGCGCACGACTTCCCGCCAGCGGAAGTCGTGCGGGAGGTACGCCCACTGCGCACCCGTCCGAGCGACCCAGAACAGGGCATTCAGAACTTCGCGCAGGGGGTGACGACGCTGGGCAGCAAACTCAGGCTTCAGAACGAGGTAGGGCACCAGGAAGTGGGAGGTGTCGTCGTCAATGTCACCGGGGTAAGCGCGGCGCGTCACCCGACCATTCTGATCCGCCCGAACTCACCCCTCCCCGCTTCGACCCCTCGTTTGACAGCCGCTAAGCCTGCAAAACAGGCCGCTTGACCGCGGCCCGCAAAGACAATGGCTGCAAAAATCGCTGGATCGGGTCTTGTCCCCAAGAGGTGGTGACGGGCCCTTGGGCGGTCACCATGCAACCCCGTTCAGGCGAGTGGCTGCGCAAGTCTGCGCGCCGCCGCGACGTACAGCTCCACGCCGTGGTCCAATGCGCGTTCATCGACCGTGAAGCGGGGATGGTGATGGGGCGCGGTGATGCCCTGCTCCACATTGCCCGCGCCTATGAGAATGAAGGTGCCGGGGGCTTTCGTCAGGTAGGCGCTGAAGTCCTCGCCGCCCATGTTGGGTTTGCCCTCGTGCAGGGTGACCCGGGAGCCGAGCGTCTCCCGCACCACCTCACGCAAGATGGCCGTCGTGCCGGGATCATTGTGCAGGGCGCGGTAGCCCCGCTGGTAGTTCAGGGTGTAGGTCGCGCCGTAGCCTTCCGTGATGCCCCTGACCAGCTTCTCCATGCGCTGCGGCATCTGTTCACGAAGCTGGGGATCGAAGGTCCTGACCGTGCCACCCAGAGTGACCGTGTCGGGGATGACGTTGCCCGCCGTGCCGCCGTGAATCTGCGCCACGGTCAGGACACCGGGTTCGAGAGGGTCGCGCTGGCGGGAGATGACCGTTTGAAAGGCCAAGATCACCTGCGCGGCGATCACCACCGGGTCGACCGTCTCGTGCGGGCTCGCGCCGTGTCCTCCCTTGCCCTGGAGGGTGATGTCGAAGCGGTCGGATGCTGCGAGGAGAGGGCCTTCCCGCAAGACGATCATGCCGGTGGGAATGGGACTCATCAGGTGCGTGCCGACCACCACGTCCACGCCGTCCATGACTCCGGCGTCCACGACCTGTTGCGCGCCGCCAGGAAAGAGTTCCTCGGCGTGCTGGAAGATGAAGCGGACCTCGCCGCATAGCCTCCCCGGGTCCCCCGAGAGCACCTGCGCCGCGCCGAGCAGCATGGCCGTGTGACCGTCGTGCCCGCAGGCGTGCATCACGCCGGGGTTTCGCGAGGCGAATTCGAAGGTGTTCTCCTCCTGAATGGGCAGGGCGTCCATGTCGGCGCGCAGCAGCACGGTGCGGCCCGGTCCGGCCTCGCCCCTGAGGACCGCCAGCACGCTGGTCGCCGTGGGACGCGTGACCGCGAGGCTCGGCATCTCACGCAGCCGGGCTTCCACGAAATTCGCGGTTTCATGTTCCTGAAAGGACAGCTCGGGATGCTGGTGCAGCCAGCGTCGCCAGGCGATCACCTGCTCGCGCAGCTCGGTCCGCTCGTCCGGGTTGATCTGGTCCGGAGTCGCCCGGATCACGCGCGCCTCACCTCTTCTCCTCGATGGTGATGTCCTCGAAGGGCGTGATGACGGAGGGGCCGGGCACCCAGCCCTTGACGTAGGTGCGGGCCGCGCCGAGCGGACGGGAGTGGACGATGGGCAGGCGGACGTTCGCGCCGTACGTGATCTGGTGAATCTGCGCGTACGCCCTCACCTGTGCGGCGCGGTCGCTGCTGGCGGCGGCGGTCCTGAGCAGCCCGTGGATCCTGGGCTCCGCGTAGTTGCTGTCCGCCGGGGATTCCTCGCCGTAGTAGGTGTTGTAGAAGTTGTAGGGACTGGCGTAGGGCCCCGTCCAGCCGATCATGTACATGTCGAAGCCGGGCTTCTTGTTGCGGTCCTCGAGGTACTTGGCCCAGTCCTCGGTCTTCAGATTGGTCCTGATCCCGATGGCACCCAGGTCGGCGGCCATCGCTTCGGCGATGGGTTTGGGGGTGGGGAAGTAGGGGCGGCTGACCGGCATGTACCACAGGTCGAGCGTGAAGCCGTTCGGGTAGCCCGCCTCGGCGAGCAGCCGCCTGGCCGCCGCCGGATCGTAGCGGTAGTCGTCCGGGACGCTCTGGCTGTTCGCCCAGCCCAGCGAGGGCGGCAGGAAGCTGGCGTCCGTGACGCCCAGGCCGTTCCAGAAGGCCTCTACGATGGCCTTTTTGTTGATCGCCATGCTGATCGCCCGGCGGACCCTGTCGTTTTTCAGGTACGGGTTCCCCAGGTTCAGGCTCAGCAGGCCCACGTTGAAGGACGGCACAATCACCGGCGTCAGGTTCCGGTCGGCCCTGACCGCGCCGAGCTGTTCGGGGTTGAGGTCCGTGGTGAAGTCGATGGTTCCGGCTCTCAGCTCGTTGAGCCGGGCGCTGGGGTCTTTCAGGAAACGCAGCAGCAACTGATCGTAACTGGCTTTGGTCCCCCAGTGTCCCCGGTTGGGCACCAGCGTGATGCGGTCGCCCGTCTTCCACGACTGCATGATGAACGGCCCGGTACCCACGGGCAGGGCGGCGGGCGTCCCGTACCTGGCCCCGGCCTTTTTGATCGCGTCCGGGCTGGCGATCCCGAAAAACGGGGTGGCGAGCGCCTCCGGGAAGGGCGCGAAGGGACGGTTCAGGGTGAAGACCACCCGGTTCGGCCCGTCGGCGCGCACGCTCCTGAGCAGGCTGTTCTGCTCACCCTTGAAGCCCCCGAAGATGAACTGCCAGGACGTGAAGGTCTTGTTGTGTGCCTTTGCGCCCGCGTCCGCCGCCTGGTCCCACCAGCGGTTCACGTTGTACACCACGGCATTCGCATTGAAGGGCGTGCCGTCGGTGAACCTCACACCGGGCCGGAGCGTGAAGGTCCACTCGGTGGCGTCCTTGTTCGCCTTCCAACTGGTCGCCAGACCCGGCGTGATGGTCGTGGTCCCCTTCTTGAACCGGACCAGCATGTCGTACACCAGGGACTGCGCCAGCGACGAGTTCCCGTCGGTAATCGTGCCCGAGTCGAGTGAGACGGGTTCACCGCCCGCGCCGAAGACCAGGGTGGCGGCACCGGCGCTGCCGGAGATCAGGGAAAGGGTCAGGCCAGCGCCAAGCAGTTTCTTCACCATGCAGTCCTCCGGAGGTTTCTTGCGGGTAAGCCGATGCTATGCGGGCGCGAGCGGGGAAATCCAGGGGCGTGGCATTGACCCGCCCCGGTGGACGGGCAGTTGACCCGAGTCGAGGGTCTGGCGGTCGATGCAGGCGGCGGGGCATGGACCGCCCTCATCCCTTGACGCCCCCCGCAGTCAGGCCCTTCACGATGTAGCGCTGCACGGTCAGCGACAGCAGGATGATCGGCAGGGTGATCAGCACCGCCGCCGCCGCGATGGCCCCGTAGTCCTGGCTGCCGTAGCTCAGGAAATTGAACACGGCGACCGGGACGGTCTTGGTGTTCGGCCCGCCCAGGATCAGGCTGAACAGGAACTGATTCCACGAAAAGATCATCGCCAGGATCCCGGCGGTCACCATCCCCGGCGCCACCAGCGGCAGGATGATCCGCACGAAGGCCCCCGCGCGGCTGGAGCCGTCCACCAGGGCGGCCTCCTCCAGGTCGGTGGGGATGTCCTCGAAAAAGGCGATGGTGATCCACACGATCAGGGGCAGGGTGATGATCAGGTGGCTGGCGATCAGGGCCGCGTAGGACCCGATCATCCCCAGCCGGGTGAACACCAGGAAAAGGGGCAGCAGGAAGGTGATGTAGGGGATGATGCGGCTCACCAGAATCCACAGGCTCAGCCCGCGCTGCTTGAAGCGGGCGATGGCGTAGGCGGCGGGCAGGCCCAGCACCATCCCGATGGAGGTGGCTGCCAGCGCGACGATCAGGCTGTTTTTGGTGAAGACCAGGAAGTTGTTGCGTTCGATGACGTTGCGGTAGTTGTCGAGCACCGGGGTGAACAGCCAGACCGGCGTGGCGGCGGTGTTCTGCACCTGGGTCTTGAGGCTCATCATGATCATCCAGGCGAAGGGAAACAGCAGGATCAGGATGACCACGCCGAGCAGGGCGTTCAGCGCCGCGGCCCTCAGGGGCGACTCCCGCCCGCTCACGCCCGCCGCCTCAGCAGATTCACGCCGACCGCGACGACGGCGACCGTGACCAGCAGCAGCGTGAGCAGCGCGGCGGTGTACCCCACCCGCAGGAACTCGAAGCCGGTGTGGTAGGCGTACACGTTCAGGGTCTCCGAGGCGTTGCCGGGCCCGCCCTGGGTCATCACCTCGATGATGTCGAAGGTCTTCAGGGCGTCGATCAGCCGCAGGGTCAGCGCCGCGAACAGGGCGGGTTGCAGCATCGGCCAGGTGACGAAGCGGAACACCTGCCACGGCGAGGCGCCGTCGATGCGCGCGGCCTCGAAGGGCTCGTCCGGCATGGTCTGAAGGCCCGCGAGCAGGATCAGCGACACCAGGGGCGTCCACTGCCAGATGTCCACCAGCGCGAGCGCCGGGATCACCAGCCGCGCGTCCGCCAGCCACAGGCTGCGCCCCAGGCCCAGGGTCTGAAGGAAGTAGTTCAGCACGCCCAGGTTGGGGTCCATCATCAGCGCCCAGATCAGCGCGACGGCCACGGGGGTCGAGATCATGGGGAGCAGCACGACCGCCCGCACCAGCCCCGAGGCGCGCATGTTGCGGCTGAGCAGCAGCGCCAGCCCCAGCCCCAGGAGCATCTGCGCGGGCACGGCGATCAGGGTGAACTGGAACATCAGTTTCACCGAGTTCCAGAAGCGCGGGTCCTGAAGGGCCGCCGTGTAGTTGCCCCAGCCCACGAAACTGCTCGGCAGGGCGGTACTCACCGAGCGTTCCTGGGTGCTCAGCACCAGGTTGAAGATCAGGGGCAGGATCGTCAGCGCGAAGAGCGCCAGGACCGCCGGAAGTGGAAACACCCAGCGGAGGTGGCGGTCCAACCAGGCGGAGAAGCCCCGGCCGGAGGGGCGCCGCCGCGCTGACGTGGAGGTGGGGGCGAGACTCATGGGGACCTCGGGGGAAATGAGAACAGGGCAGAATGGACCGGCCCGTCAGGACGGCACGGCGCCTAACTTCTCCTTGCTCACTTCTCCTTGCTGAGAATGCTGTTGGTGGCGTCGTTCGCCCGCTTCAGGAGGTCGGCGGCGTTGCCGCCCTGGAGGATGCCCACGATGGCCTGCCCCAGCGCGTCGCGGACCTCGCCCACCTGGCTGACCGGGGGATTCCACAGCGGGGTCGCCCGGGTGAGTTGGCCCAGGTGCGCCTGGGTCCACTCGGGGTTCTTGTCCTGGCTCTTGAAGGCGGGGTCGTTCCACACGCTGCGGCGCACGGCGGGCACGTCCCCCAGCAGCACCCGGAGCTGGTTCTGGCGGTTGGTGGACCACTGGGTAAAGAGCCACGCCGCCTGCTTGTTGCGGCTGCCCTTGCTGATCGCCAGCGCCCAGGTCGTCACGGTGGGCTTGTTGCCCGGCATGGGCGCGAAGCCCACCTTCCCGGCGACCGAGCTGCTCTTGGGGTCGTCCACGATGGAGCGGAAGAGAGAAGCGTCGGTGAACATGGCGGCCTTGCCCTGCGCGAAGAGGTTGGTTACCTCCGGCCAGCTCATGGTGACGGCGGCCTGAGGGCCGTAGTTGCGCAGCAGGCCGGTGTAAAAGGTCACGGCCTGCACGAATTTGGGGTCGCTGAAGTTCGCCTGGCCGTCTTTCAGCCACTGGCTGCCGTAGGCGTACATGTACGGCGCGAACTGGCTGGTCGCCGCCGCGCCCTTGCCGCGCAGGGCGATGCCCGCCACGCCGTCCTTGCCGTTCAGGGTCCTGGCCGCCGCTTCAAGCTGCTTCAGGGTCCTCGGCACCGCCACGCCGTACTTCTGAAAGAGGTCCTTGCGGTAGAAGAGCATGGTCGTCTCGGTCTGAATGGGGACGCCGGTCATCACGCCCGCGTACCGGGTGGAGTTCACGACCGAGGGATAGAAGTCGCTGAAGCCCCAGTTG from Deinococcus aestuarii includes the following:
- a CDS encoding carbohydrate ABC transporter permease, which codes for MSGRESPLRAAALNALLGVVILILLFPFAWMIMMSLKTQVQNTAATPVWLFTPVLDNYRNVIERNNFLVFTKNSLIVALAATSIGMVLGLPAAYAIARFKQRGLSLWILVSRIIPYITFLLPLFLVFTRLGMIGSYAALIASHLIITLPLIVWITIAFFEDIPTDLEEAALVDGSSRAGAFVRIILPLVAPGMVTAGILAMIFSWNQFLFSLILGGPNTKTVPVAVFNFLSYGSQDYGAIAAAAVLITLPIILLSLTVQRYIVKGLTAGGVKG
- a CDS encoding ABC transporter substrate-binding protein codes for the protein MRQVTLFALTAALSLTSAQAQGFKWDAYKGTTLRVLLNQHPWTTAMQPHFPEFEKLTGIRLVTETYPEAQFRQKVLVELSTGGQNLDAFMLSPGQEGQLYAKSGWVEDLDGYVNNRAITAGNWGFSDFYPSVVNSTRYAGVMTGVPIQTETTMLFYRKDLFQKYGVAVPRTLKQLEAAARTLNGKDGVAGIALRGKGAAATSQFAPYMYAYGSQWLKDGQANFSDPKFVQAVTFYTGLLRNYGPQAAVTMSWPEVTNLFAQGKAAMFTDASLFRSIVDDPKSSSVAGKVGFAPMPGNKPTVTTWALAISKGSRNKQAAWLFTQWSTNRQNQLRVLLGDVPAVRRSVWNDPAFKSQDKNPEWTQAHLGQLTRATPLWNPPVSQVGEVRDALGQAIVGILQGGNAADLLKRANDATNSILSKEK
- a CDS encoding carbohydrate ABC transporter permease, which gives rise to MSLAPTSTSARRRPSGRGFSAWLDRHLRWVFPLPAVLALFALTILPLIFNLVLSTQERSVSTALPSSFVGWGNYTAALQDPRFWNSVKLMFQFTLIAVPAQMLLGLGLALLLSRNMRASGLVRAVVLLPMISTPVAVALIWALMMDPNLGVLNYFLQTLGLGRSLWLADARLVIPALALVDIWQWTPLVSLILLAGLQTMPDEPFEAARIDGASPWQVFRFVTWPMLQPALFAALTLRLIDALKTFDIIEVMTQGGPGNASETLNVYAYHTGFEFLRVGYTAALLTLLLVTVAVVAVGVNLLRRRA
- a CDS encoding response regulator transcription factor; its protein translation is MRILLLEDETDIRQTLAASLREAQFAVDEVGRASEARNMAEMYPYDAFVVDVRLPDGPSAGYEFVRWLREHGMHTPALLLTARDAVEDRIAGLDAGADDYLVKPFHVGEVHARLRALLRRVRVMPTSAFVHGELRVDWTTRIVSVAGRPANLTAKEYGILELLVSHPGRIFTREEITDRVWDENFSAATNIVDVYVKNLRKKLGDWTVETVRGLGYRFPPP
- a CDS encoding amidohydrolase, whose amino-acid sequence is MIRATPDQINPDERTELREQVIAWRRWLHQHPELSFQEHETANFVEARLREMPSLAVTRPTATSVLAVLRGEAGPGRTVLLRADMDALPIQEENTFEFASRNPGVMHACGHDGHTAMLLGAAQVLSGDPGRLCGEVRFIFQHAEELFPGGAQQVVDAGVMDGVDVVVGTHLMSPIPTGMIVLREGPLLAASDRFDITLQGKGGHGASPHETVDPVVIAAQVILAFQTVISRQRDPLEPGVLTVAQIHGGTAGNVIPDTVTLGGTVRTFDPQLREQMPQRMEKLVRGITEGYGATYTLNYQRGYRALHNDPGTTAILREVVRETLGSRVTLHEGKPNMGGEDFSAYLTKAPGTFILIGAGNVEQGITAPHHHPRFTVDERALDHGVELYVAAARRLAQPLA
- a CDS encoding ABC transporter substrate-binding protein, with the translated sequence MVKKLLGAGLTLSLISGSAGAATLVFGAGGEPVSLDSGTITDGNSSLAQSLVYDMLVRFKKGTTTITPGLATSWKANKDATEWTFTLRPGVRFTDGTPFNANAVVYNVNRWWDQAADAGAKAHNKTFTSWQFIFGGFKGEQNSLLRSVRADGPNRVVFTLNRPFAPFPEALATPFFGIASPDAIKKAGARYGTPAALPVGTGPFIMQSWKTGDRITLVPNRGHWGTKASYDQLLLRFLKDPSARLNELRAGTIDFTTDLNPEQLGAVRADRNLTPVIVPSFNVGLLSLNLGNPYLKNDRVRRAISMAINKKAIVEAFWNGLGVTDASFLPPSLGWANSQSVPDDYRYDPAAARRLLAEAGYPNGFTLDLWYMPVSRPYFPTPKPIAEAMAADLGAIGIRTNLKTEDWAKYLEDRNKKPGFDMYMIGWTGPYASPYNFYNTYYGEESPADSNYAEPRIHGLLRTAAASSDRAAQVRAYAQIHQITYGANVRLPIVHSRPLGAARTYVKGWVPGPSVITPFEDITIEEKR